Within Streptomyces antibioticus, the genomic segment CGCAGCGCCTCGTCCCGGGACAGGCCGGCGGCCGCGAGGACGGTGGCGGTGGCCTCCTCGACCAGGCCCGCCCTGCGCCGCTCCGACAGAGCCCCCTGAGGAACCGTCACCTCCACCAGGAAGCGGGGTGCGTCGTCCTCGGCCGTCTTCTGCGCGCCCTCGGGCAGCTCGGTCAGGTAGCTCCACGCCTGGGCCCTGAAGAAGGCAGTGTCGGGCGCACCCTCC encodes:
- a CDS encoding tautomerase family protein — translated: MPMIRLTVPTDALTDQGRATIQRDLAAVLLRWEGAPDTAFFRAQAWSYLTELPEGAQKTAEDDAPRFLVEVTVPQGALSERRRAGLVEEATATVLAAAGLSRDEALRVWVLVHEQPEGAWGAGGSVVRHADLVALAKGQRADA